One stretch of Euphorbia lathyris chromosome 7, ddEupLath1.1, whole genome shotgun sequence DNA includes these proteins:
- the LOC136235304 gene encoding subtilisin-like protease SBT3 gives MFYNIDLEVWLALTTAFTLFIPALVAQTDTYIIHMDVSAMPKAFSTQHSWHLATLSSVFTDSTATTSISAAAAASSKLLYSYTHAINGFSACLTPWELDILKASPGYISAFKDVRVEADTTRSTSFLGLNPKSRAWKNSNYGEGMIIGVVDSGVWPESESYSDKGMSSIPKRWRGECESGTQFNSSLCNKKLIGARSFNKGVIANDPNVTISMNSTRDTDGHGTHTSSTAAGNFVEGASYFGYAMGTARGVAPRSHVAVYKALWDEGTFASDIIAAIDQAIIDQVDVLSISLSVFGVPFYEDPIALATFAAVQKNIVVAGSAGNRGSSILTIRNAAPWVLTVAASTIDRKFNAVMKLGDGVTVTGLAIYPLDFPSRKLPIVFTNGACSTVAEFSDFDKSVVVCEETIDTSLEIQFGTVGATNVTGGVFITNSTEFDSSLPSRFPAIFLNFQNGQKLKKYINASTSPQVSIKFKRNSVRNTAAPSVAAYSSRGPSRIIPEVLKPDIMAPGTQILAAWPEKSSVGFKNGKKIFSNFEILSGTSMACPHAAGVAALLKKAHPDWSPAAIKSAMMTTADTMDRNNEPIKDLGLVNLPATPVAMGSGHINPNKALNPGLIYDLKSTDYVKLLCALNYTQSQIQIITKSPSNDCSSPSLDINYPSFIAFFNGEESESNLTTVKEFHRTVTNVGDAISTYTASWTPINGLNVSVVPKKLQFKAMNEKLTYKLVLQGPKKTEEFLAFGQLSWVDSKRKHIVRSPIVVASFHVDNIG, from the coding sequence ATGTTTTACAATATTGATTTGGAAGTATGGCTTGCTCTAACCACTGCTTTCACACTCTTCATTCCGGCACTAGTAGCACAAACCGACACCTACATTATCCACATGGACGTATCTGCCATGCCCAAAGCCTTCTCCACACAGCACAGTTGGCACTTGGCTACTCTTTCCTCTGTTTTCACAGACTCTACAGCCACAACTTCAATCTCTGCCGCAGCAGCCGCCTCTTCTAAACTTCTCTATTCTTACACCCATGCTATCAACGGTTTTAGTGCTTGTCTTACTCCTTGGGAGCTTGACATTTTAAAAGCTTCACCTGGCTATATTTCCGCCTTCAAAGATGTAAGAGTTGAAGCGGACACAACTCGTTCAACTTCATTTCTTGGTCTCAATCCCAAATCCAGAGCTTGGAAGAATTCCAATTATGGAGAAGGTATGATTATTGGAGTGGTGGATTCAGGTGTTTGGCCGGAAAGTGAGAGCTACAGTGATAAAGGAATGTCTAGTATTCCAAAAAGATGGAGAGGAGAATGTGAAAGTGGAACCCAATTCAATTCCTCGCTGTGCAACAAGAAACTCATCGGAGCCCGGTCCTTCAACAAAGGAGTGATTGCAAATGATCCTAATGTCACTATATCCATGAATTCTACCCGTGATACAGATGGCCATGGGACCCATACATCTAGCACGGCGGCAGGGAATTTTGTGGAAGGAGCATCTTACTTTGGTTATGCCATGGGAACTGCCCGCGGAGTGGCTCCGCGTTCGCATGTAGCAGTTTATAAGGCCCTGTGGGATGAAGGGACTTTTGCATCTGATATAATTGCTGCAATTGATCAAGCAATTATTGATCAAGTTGATGTTTTGTCCATCTCATTGAGCGTATTTGGGGTTCCTTTCTATGAAGACCCTATTGCGTTGGCCACATTTGCAGCTGTGCAGAAGAATATAGTTGTGGCAGGCTCTGCAGGGAATAGAGGGTCTTCCATCTTGACAATCAGGAATGCTGCACCTTGGGTTCTTACTGTTGCTGCTAGTACAATAGACCGAAAGTTCAATGCTGTTATGAAACTCGGAGATGGAGTTACAGTCACTGGCCTAGCTATCTATCCACTAGATTTTCCTTCTAGGAAACTTCCAATTGTTTTCACCAATGGAGCATGTTCCACAGTCGCCGAATTTTCTGATTTTGATAAAAGTGTTGTAGTATGTGAAGAGACAATTGATACCTCACTCGAAATCCAATTTGGTACTGTGGGAGCAACAAATGTTACTGGAGGTGTGTTCATTACTAATTCCACGGAGTTTGATTCGTCTCTCCCTTCCCGATTTCCAGCAATATTTTTGAATTTTCAAAATGGGCAAAAGCTCAAAAAGTACATAAATGCCAGCACTTCGCcacaagtaagcataaaattcaaGAGAAATAGTGTGAGAAATACAGCAGCACCAAGTGTTGCTGCATACAGCTCAAGAGGACCATCTCGCATTATCCCAGAGGTGTTGAAACCTGACATTATGGCTCCTGGTACTCAAATCTTGGCTGCTTGGCCTGAAAAAAGTTCAGTGGGATTCAAAAATGGTAAAAAGATATTCagtaattttgaaattttatctGGGACATCTATGGCTTGCCCACACGCAGCAGGAGTAGCAGCTCTTTTGAAGAAGGCACACCCTGATTGGAGCCCTGCTGCAATAAAATCCGCCATGATGACCACTGCTGATACCATGGATCGCAACAATGAGCCTATCAAAGATCTTGGTCTCGTTAACCTGCCGGCCACTCCAGTAGCGATGGGAAGCGGCCATATAAATCCCAACAAGGCACTAAATCCTGGCCTTATCTATGACTTAAAGTCAACCGACTATGTCAAATTACTCTGTGCCTTAAATTATACCCAAAGCCAAATCCAAATTATCACAAAATCACCTTCTAATGATTGTTCCTCCCCTTCATTGGACATCAATTATCCCTCTTTTATTGCGTTCTTCAACGGAGAAGAGTCAGAATCCAACTTGACCACCGTCAAAGAATTTCACAGAACTGTAACCAATGTGGGGGACGCAATTTCAACCTATACTGCGAGTTGGACTCCTATTAATGGATTAAATGTTAGTGTTGTTCCAAAGAAGTTGCAGTTTAAAGCCATGAATGAAAAGTTAACTTACAAGCTAGTTCTTCAAGGTCCAAAGAAGACAGAGGAATTCCTAGCTTTCGGTCAACTTAGTTGGGTAGATTCTAAGCGAAAGCACATTGTCAGGAGTCCTATTGTGGTCGCAAGCTTCCATGTGGATAATATAGGCTAG